The genomic stretch GCCCCCGTGGTCGGTGACCGCCCGCGTCGCCGCCGGGCGGCCGGGCCGGGGGCCTGCCGTCCGCGTCGTCGTCCGCACCGCCGTCGTCAGCCGGCCCAGCAGTCCGCGCCATCCGCTCGCCATGCCCGGACGGTAGGCGACCAGCCACGCGGCGTGCCCCTCGGGGACACGCCGGACTCGGATCGAAACCTCGCGTCGGTCGTTCCACCCGAACGACAACGGTGTGATCCTCGCGACGAACGGTGCCTGTTCGACTGCAGAGTGGTCACATCGACGGTTGGGACGACCAACGGTGGGCCACTACAGGACGACGGCGGCGATTCCGCCGCCAGTGGGGGAGAGGGGCATGTGATGACCACAGCCCAGCCGGCGCAGCCGGTGACCGTCGCCGGGTCCGCCACGGTCCGGGCCAGCGCCCTGGCTGCCTGGCAACTGGTCGAGGACGCGCGCTACCGCCCCGAACGCCGGGCGCGCGCCGACCGGATGCGGCTGCTCGCCCAGCGCGCGGTGGCCGCCCGCAGAGCCGAGCGGGAGGAGCTCGCCGGCTGAGCTACAGCTCCTGGGCCAGCTCGGCGCGGATCGTCGCGTCGTCGGGGAGCGGGGTCTCCAGCCGGCAGTGCTCCCGCAGCACCTCGCCGAACGGCGTCATGGTGGACCGGTCGACGTGCGTGCTCGGGTCCCACAACCCCGAACGCATGACCGCCTTGCCGCACTGGAAGTAGGCGCGGGTCACCTCGATCACCAGCACCGACCTCGGCGCCCGGCCGAACTCGGTGAGGTCGACGCCGAGGTCGTCGGGGCCGGCGAGCGACGTCGTCCCGAACACCTTGAGCGTCTCCTCGGCGCCGGGCACGAAGAACAGCAGCGCGGCGCGGGGGTTCTCGGCCAGCCGGCGGAGGCTGTCCACGCGGTTGTTCCCGGTGCGGTCGGGCAGCGCGAGGTGCTGCTCGTCGAGCACGCGCACGAAGCCCGGGTCGCCGCCGCGCGGGCTGGTCTCCGGCCAGCCGTCGGCCCCGGCCGTGGAGAGCGTGGCGAAGGGGGAGAGCCCGATGAACGCCGCGCAGTGCCGGTCGATCCGGTCGATCTCCTTGTCCAGCACCAGCTGGCTGGGCGGGCGGTAGCCGGCGAGCACCTCCTGGTCGGAGCGGGCGGTGCCGGCGAGGCTGCTGTCCACGCCCCGACGGTAGCTTGGCGCCTCGTGCCCGAG from Modestobacter roseus encodes the following:
- a CDS encoding MSMEG_1061 family FMN-dependent PPOX-type flavoprotein, which encodes MDSSLAGTARSDQEVLAGYRPPSQLVLDKEIDRIDRHCAAFIGLSPFATLSTAGADGWPETSPRGGDPGFVRVLDEQHLALPDRTGNNRVDSLRRLAENPRAALLFFVPGAEETLKVFGTTSLAGPDDLGVDLTEFGRAPRSVLVIEVTRAYFQCGKAVMRSGLWDPSTHVDRSTMTPFGEVLREHCRLETPLPDDATIRAELAQEL